The following coding sequences lie in one Arachis stenosperma cultivar V10309 chromosome 5, arast.V10309.gnm1.PFL2, whole genome shotgun sequence genomic window:
- the LOC130982819 gene encoding mitogen-activated protein kinase kinase 9 has protein sequence MALVRHRRHLNLRLPLPEPSERCPRFPLSQTTNAAKSFCASSGDVIFPGDIEKLEVLGHGNGGTVYKVRHKRTSAIYALKVVQSSSDATTRRRIRTETEIHSRAADSPYVVRYHGSFESPLSGDVAILMEYMDSGTLETLLKTRGTFDEASLVKVARDVLNGLNYLHARNIVHRDIKPANLLVNNKNEVKIGDFGVSKLMCRTLDPCKSYVGTCAYMSPERFDPDAYGGNYNGYAADIWSLGLTLLELYMGHFPLLQEGQRPDWATLMWAICFGERPSLPEGVSTEFRDFVECCLKKDSSQRWTAPQLLTHPFLSRNNPEP, from the coding sequence ATGGCCCTCGTCCGTCACCGCCGCCATCTTAATCTCCGCCTCCCCCTTCCAGAACCTTCTGAACGCTGTCCACGCTTTCCTCTCTCGCAAACCACAAACGCCGCTAAATCCTTCTGTGCCTCCTCCGGTGACGTTATCTTCCCCGGCGACATCGAGAAACTGGAAGTTCTCGGCCACGGCAACGGCGGCACAGTCTACAAAGTCCGCCATAAGCGAACCTCAGCGATCTACGCTCTCAAAGTCGTGCAATCCAGCTCCGACGCCACAACGCGCCGCCGCATCAGAACAGAAACCGAGATCCACAGCCGCGCCGCCGACTCACCGTACGTCGTTCGCTACCATGGCTCATTCGAGAGCCCGCTCTCCGGCGACGTCGCCATCCTCATGGAGTACATGGACTCCGGCACGCTAGAAACTCTCTTGAAAACAAGAGGCACGTTTGACGAAGCCTCTCTGGTGAAAGTGGCGCGTGACGTTCTTAACGGTCTTAACTACCTCCACGCGCGCAACATCGTGCACCGTGACATAAAGCCCGCGAACCTCCTCGTGAATAACAAGAATGAGGTCAAGATTGGTGATTTTGGAGTAAGTAAGCTCATGTGCCGCACTCTTGACCCGTGCAAATCCTACGTCGGCACGTGCGCCTATATGAGCCCAGAGCGGTTCGACCCGGATGCATATGGCGGGAACTATAATGGATATGCCGCAGATATATGGAGCCTGGGCCTGACCCTTCTGGAACTTTACATGGGTCATTTCCCGTTGCTCCAAGAGGGTCAGAGGCCTGATTGGGCTACCCTAATGTGGGCAATTTGTTTTGGGGAGCGGCCGAGTTTGCCTGAAGGCGTCTCGACCGAGTTCCGGGACTTTGTTGAGTGTTGCCTCAAGAAGGACTCTAGTCAGAGATGGACGGCTCCTCAGCTCTTGACCCACCCCTTTCTTTCTAGGAATAACCCCGAACCTTAG